In Pseudoclavibacter sp. Marseille-Q3772, the sequence CACCCCTACCGCAGACATACTGAAGACCTTGAGCTTCAACTGGACCCATGCACCGGTAATGGTGACGTGGCTCGATATAGCACGGCAACCACGAGGACTGACCGCTCTTGGTGAAACGAACGGGCGGAACCGGGACGGTCAGCCCACCACACCCCAATACCCTGAAACTTATTGACATAGGGCGAGGCACCACCTATTCTAGTTGCATGCACAGGCATGTACATCACCAGAGGGGGGTGAGACAGTGAAAGAGCCAGGTGCTTCGTGGACCACAGTTGTCACGACCGTTGGCGAGATCGAAGCAACACTCAACAAGTGGCTGTCGCAGCGTCATGGATTGGGACTGACCGACTATCGCGCCCTGACGCTTCTCAGCGCGGCGCCAGATCGTGAACTGCGGATCACCGAACTGGCCACGCAAGTCGGGCTCAATCAGAGTTCCACCACCAGGCTCGTAGCACGCCTCGAAGCCAAAGGGTTCGCCGTGCGTGACACCTGCCCCGACGATGGTCGCGGCATTTATGCGGTCCTCACAGAGTCTGGCCTTGCACTCGTGCGCGAACTGACCGAAACCTATAATGAACACCTCGGGGCGCTGCTCTCCAGCACTGTTGCCACCGATGCTGAGAGAAGCCGCGCCTTCAACGCGATCATCAGCTTCCTTGCCTGACCCGATCCCCTACTCGAGCAAGTCCAGCCCTACCCATGTATATGTATGCACATGCAGCAAGGAGAGATTTGTGTCAACACCCACCATTGATGTGTACGTCGACTATGTCTGCCCGTTCTGTTTCCTGGTCGAACCTGCCATCGAGGAACTGAAGCGTGACCGCGACGTGCGGGTCCGGGTGCGACCGTTCGAGTTGCGGCCAGACCCGGTCCCCACGCTGCGCCCAGAGGATGACTACTTGCCCCGCGTGTGGCGCGATGCTGTCTACCCGATGGCCGAGCGCGTCGGGGTCCCGGTGCGCCTGCCCAGTGTCTCGCCGCAGCCTCGTACGGAGAAATCGTTCCTTGTGCTGCAGCTTGCGCAAGAGCAAGGCCTTGCTGAGGTCTACTCGCGGGCTATGTTCGTGGCCTTCTTCCAGGACGATCGCGACATCAGTGACGAGGACGTGATCGTCGACATCGCCGAAACCCTGGGCATGGACGCCGCTTCGGTCCGCAAAGCCATGAGCAGCCCGGAGCGGCTACGACAGCATCGCGTCGACCTGGCTCATGCCACCAAGACCGTCGGCGTAACTGTGGTGCCCGGCATCGTGATCAACGGCACGCTTCTCCAAGGCGTCCCGAGCGCGACCAGACTAAAGAAGGCTGTCGACGCCGTGAATACCTCCGGGGGCTCGGATGGCTGACTTCCTGGAGGATGTGCTGACCCAGGCGGTCGCCGAAGCGCTGGCCCATGTCGAGAGTGGTGGCATTCCGTTCGTGGGAGTGGTGGTGGACGGCGACCGGGTGATCTCGGAGTTTGGCGTCAACCGCGTCCATGAAACGGGCGATCCAACGGCTCACGCCGAGATCGTGGCTATCCGTGACGCCCTCACCGCCTCTGGGCGCTCTCATCTTCGCGGCGCGACCCTTTTGGCCACCGGTGAGCCGTGCGGCATGTGCTACCGATACGCCCTCGACGCCGGCATCACCGACATTCGGGTGGCCGTCACCCGCGACGAGGTCGCGGCACTCGGTTTCGACTACCGCAAAAGCTACGCAGCGTTCAGCATCACCGACACGATCCGTGACACCCACATGCGACCGCTTCGAGCTCCCGGTGACACCGAACCGTTTACCCGCTTCTTGACTCTCCACAACATCTGACCCAACGGAAAGGACCCTTGCCATGCAGTGGCTCTACCTAGCAGTCGCCGTCGTCTTCGAAGTCACGGTCGGCATCGCGGCCGGAAAGGCCCGGGGCTTCCGCAATGTCCCCTGGACGATCGCGACCTTGATCAGCGGCGCCATCGCCACCTTCTTCCTCAGCCTCGCCCTGCTCACCTTCGACGTCGGCATCGGTTATGCCCTTTGGACCTCCCTCGCTGGGGTCGGAATCGTCATCGTCGGTGCCCTCTTCCTCAACCAGCGACTCACCTGGAAGAAACTCCTCGGCATCGCGATCGTCATCGTCGGTGTCGTCGGCCTCAACCTAGCCGGAACCGCCTAAATCATCCCACCACTGGAAAGGGAGTCCGTCATGACTACGACCAACACCACCACCAAGGAAACTAGCAACACTCGGTCCTGGGCTGCGCTCCTGCTCGCGGGTGCCTTCGAGGTCGGCTACGCACTCAGTGTCAATGGCAGCCATGGATTCACCAACCTGACGTGGTCGATCGTCGCGCTCGTCTTCTTCCTGTGCACGTTGTTCTTCCTCAGCGTTGCACTCAAGCGCATCGATGTCGGCATCGGCTACGCCGTGTGGGCAGGAATCGGAGCCGTTGGATCAGCCGTTCTCGGGCCTGTGTTCTTCGAAGAGACCTTCACTACCACCAAGGCCATCTGGCTCGCAGTTATCATTGCTGGAGTCGTGTGGCTCAAACTCGCCGACAGCGCACAGCTCAGAACAGATACTGACGCAGCACCCCGCACCGAACAGTGACCCGTGCCCGAGTTCTCCCAAGAGAGCACAGAGTTCGCTCATGCAGGACTTCTTGCTCTTGACGGTACGTCACATAGGTTTCGCGGAAGTTCCTGACGGCCGCTGTAGCGGTGTGTGCTGTCTATCCCTAATGTGGGTAGTCCTTCGGCGCATCAGATGCTCGTCGGATCAGTTCTTTTGCGTCGGTTACCTAGTCCTAGTTTCGGATGGACAACGGCGCAGCATCACAGCACAACAGGTTTCCCAGGTCCATCGGGGGTATGCGACAGAGACACCTTCGATGAGGATAACGGGAGCGGAAAACATGGGGTCGGCTAACCCTTACGGGCAAGCCGACCCCGTGTTTTTCCGATGTGGTCATCGGATACGGTGTCTACGCGTTATACGCACCGGTCACGGCGTTGCAGGTACAACAGCACCGCAGACGCCAGCATCAGTGCACCGGCAAGCAGCGCGATGGCAGTGAGACCCTCCCCACCTGTTGCAGCGAGCCCGCTGCTCTCGCCGTTTTCTGTCGGGGTAGATGCGTCGGGAGCACCGGACGTCTGCGTCGAGGTAGCCGTCGGGATCGGTTCAGTCGTAACTGTCGGATCCGCAGTCGGCGTTGCCGCATCGGGCTCAACCACCGTAATGGTCACCTTCGAAACATCAGTCGAACCATCCGGATACGTCACCAACACCTCAACCGGATACTCACCAGGAGCAACATCCTCACCCGGCTTCGCCGTAACCGTGCCATCCGGATTCACCGTCACCCACGACGGCACATCACCCTGCGGACCAAACGTCGTACCCTCAGGGGCCGACGCCGGATTACCATCCGCATCCTCAAACGGAACCACCGGGGTCGACGCCTCAGCACCAGGCTTCACCTCGAGCGACTGATCCTTCGGATCCACACCTTCAGTCTGCGCCGGCACCACCGTAATGGTCACCTTCGAAACATCAGTCGAACCATCCGGATACGTCACCAACACCTCAACCGGATACTCACCAGGAGCAACATCCTCACCCGGCTTCGCCGTAACCGTGCCATCCGGATTCACCGTCACCCACGACGGCACATCACCCTGCGGACCAAACGTCGTACCCTCAGGAGCCGACGCCGGATTACCATCCGCATCCTCAAACGGAACCACCGGGGTCGACGCCTCAGCACCAGGCTTCACCTCAAGCGACTGATCCTTCGGATCCACACCTTCAGTCTGCGTGGGTAGCACCCTGACCGTTACGTCAACATCCTTGTGAGTGCCGTCTCCGTAGGTGATGCGCACAGGGAACGTGTAGTCCCCGCTCTTAGTGTCGACAGTCGGCGCCACCTTGAGCTCGCCAGTTGTCACGTCAACGGTAACGTTGAGATTTTCCGGGGCTTTGTCCGTGGTGACCTCGGTTTCCTTGGGCAAAGTACCTTGCGGAATCTCGTCTCCAACGTTCGCCACCGTGACTTCGGTCCCCGGCTGCACTGGTTCCGGAGTCCATTTCGGAGTGGGAGCCTCGCAATGCAGGGTGGAAAAATTCGCGGTTGCCGCCGACCAGGCGTAAGCCTGACCATCGGTAGCCAGATCGGAAGCCGCGATCCGGCCCTCGAACGTGACCGTCGCCCATGAATTCGCTGGAATAGTATCGGCTTCAACGACCGCGTATTTGACGCCGTTGTGGGTAGTGTAGCTAATCGCAAAGTTGGACGAAGGTGCCTGGGTGTACCCCGGGGCCCACCAACCATTCCAATTCGCCATCGAGGTCGTCTTCTCCGACAAGGTTGCTTTATCGTCGAGGCGCAGTACCAAACGGAAATCGGTTACTGGTTCCTTGGTGGCGATTCGTAGGCGCGAAGACTGCCCCATATCGGGAGCCACCGACTGCTTCTCGAAGGTCGGCTTACCCCAGCCGTCCATGGCGAGCGTCAGGTGGCCGGCGTCGGCGTCAGTCACCTTAACTCGACCGGACTGGGTCAGGTCGGTATCTGCGTCAGTAGCTGCACGGGTAATGATGTAGCCGTTCGGGAGATTCGGCTCACTGTACAACTCGCGAGCCACTTCCGGCGTGGCCTGCGCGACCTCGCGGTGCACGTTGGTGAAGTTAGGCAGGTTGGCCGATTCACCTGTTGCGATCGGCAGGCTCTCCGACCCACCCATCATGGTGACGGCGCAAGTCTGCATGTCCGGTTGGGACTGGACATTGAGACTCTCGCTTAAGTCGGTTGTGGGCCAGATGTTCATGTCGCCAGGTTTAGGCGCATTGGAACCGTTGTAGAGCACCTCTACAGCATCGTTACCGCGAGCCCGGAGATCGTCACGGGTCACGGGGGTCGTGGCATCGGTGCCTACCCAGGCACGATCCGCGGCGAAACTTGGTTGCGCGAGCATCCCGGGGGCAAAGGCAAGCGAGGCGGCCGTCGCCGCTCCGGCGACGAACTTCCACTTCACCCCGCGGCCTGGTGGGCGTGACTGTTGAGACGAAACCACATGAACTCCTGTCTTTCAGGTACCACCTGGCAATAAGTGCCGTGAAAACGGCTCGGCCGTTTACAATGATGCTATACAAACTCTAAGACTATTCACAGTCTATTGCGAAAGAAACTCGGCAAAGCGCGACACGCACGGTCGGGGCCGGGCGCAGGGGGTGCCGGGTCGGTCCGCCGTGAGGATGAGTTGAGCGTGGTGATCAGCAATCAGGATTCTCGCAGGCACAACCACGACACCAGTGCCGCCGATGTCTGGGGGTGCGAACCTGCTTGTCAGGAAGCACCACCATGACCCACACCACAACACCAACCACCAGCACCGCCACCAAAGCCCGCACCGGACTCCTCGTCGCCCTCGGCACAACCGCACTCGCCGGCGCCGGCATCACCTGGCTCAACTGGCTGATCAACCTCGGCGACCAGCTCTGATTACTTGGCGCGGGCGGTCGCGTGTCTTACCTTTTCGGATGGAGCGGAGATAGGTCGGTGGGGTGCCTGACGCGCTGCGCGGACAACGAATTCGGGGGCGTCGATTAGTTGCACAGTGGCCGCAAGGTGGCTACTCCAAAACACCGGGTCTGCGGCCGGATCGATGGGGATCGCATGACGCACGCTGTCGATGAGGTTGGCGGGAAGGTGCCCGGTCGCTTCGTGCAGAATCTGCATTTGTACTTGTTCGCGCTCTGTGGTTATAGCGGGTCCGCGGCGGCGCCGCTGGAGCCGAGTCAGTGCGTTATCAGGCTCAATGATCTCGACGGGTTCGGTCGATGCAGTGAGGAGTCGCTCGACGGCTGACGAATGCCATGCGGGGACGATGTCAGTGGGAATCGGAACTCTGATGCCTTGAACCGCCTCGATCGCGCTCCGTCCTAGGGCCAGTGAAATGCTGCCGGGGTCTTCATGAGCGTTAACATAGCGCACAGCGTCGATTCCAGGAGCGCACACATCGCTCAGGGCGACATCTCCCATGAAGTCGACTACTTCTGGACCACATCCGTCTTGAAGCACGATGTCGGTGCGCAGAGTAACGCGGTACAGGAAGAATGTTTCACCCGCCCCGCTTTGGTCGTGAATCCTGCGGAACATGTTATGCACGGCCGCCTCATAGGTACCGATGTG encodes:
- a CDS encoding MarR family transcriptional regulator gives rise to the protein MGLTDYRALTLLSAAPDRELRITELATQVGLNQSSTTRLVARLEAKGFAVRDTCPDDGRGIYAVLTESGLALVRELTETYNEHLGALLSSTVATDAERSRAFNAIISFLA
- a CDS encoding DsbA family protein translates to MSTPTIDVYVDYVCPFCFLVEPAIEELKRDRDVRVRVRPFELRPDPVPTLRPEDDYLPRVWRDAVYPMAERVGVPVRLPSVSPQPRTEKSFLVLQLAQEQGLAEVYSRAMFVAFFQDDRDISDEDVIVDIAETLGMDAASVRKAMSSPERLRQHRVDLAHATKTVGVTVVPGIVINGTLLQGVPSATRLKKAVDAVNTSGGSDG
- a CDS encoding deaminase, whose amino-acid sequence is MADFLEDVLTQAVAEALAHVESGGIPFVGVVVDGDRVISEFGVNRVHETGDPTAHAEIVAIRDALTASGRSHLRGATLLATGEPCGMCYRYALDAGITDIRVAVTRDEVAALGFDYRKSYAAFSITDTIRDTHMRPLRAPGDTEPFTRFLTLHNI
- a CDS encoding SMR family transporter, translating into MQWLYLAVAVVFEVTVGIAAGKARGFRNVPWTIATLISGAIATFFLSLALLTFDVGIGYALWTSLAGVGIVIVGALFLNQRLTWKKLLGIAIVIVGVVGLNLAGTA
- a CDS encoding multidrug efflux SMR transporter; protein product: MTTTNTTTKETSNTRSWAALLLAGAFEVGYALSVNGSHGFTNLTWSIVALVFFLCTLFFLSVALKRIDVGIGYAVWAGIGAVGSAVLGPVFFEETFTTTKAIWLAVIIAGVVWLKLADSAQLRTDTDAAPRTEQ
- a CDS encoding Rib/alpha-like domain-containing protein; amino-acid sequence: MVSSQQSRPPGRGVKWKFVAGAATAASLAFAPGMLAQPSFAADRAWVGTDATTPVTRDDLRARGNDAVEVLYNGSNAPKPGDMNIWPTTDLSESLNVQSQPDMQTCAVTMMGGSESLPIATGESANLPNFTNVHREVAQATPEVARELYSEPNLPNGYIITRAATDADTDLTQSGRVKVTDADAGHLTLAMDGWGKPTFEKQSVAPDMGQSSRLRIATKEPVTDFRLVLRLDDKATLSEKTTSMANWNGWWAPGYTQAPSSNFAISYTTHNGVKYAVVEADTIPANSWATVTFEGRIAASDLATDGQAYAWSAATANFSTLHCEAPTPKWTPEPVQPGTEVTVANVGDEIPQGTLPKETEVTTDKAPENLNVTVDVTTGELKVAPTVDTKSGDYTFPVRITYGDGTHKDVDVTVRVLPTQTEGVDPKDQSLEVKPGAEASTPVVPFEDADGNPASAPEGTTFGPQGDVPSWVTVNPDGTVTAKPGEDVAPGEYPVEVLVTYPDGSTDVSKVTITVVPAQTEGVDPKDQSLEVKPGAEASTPVVPFEDADGNPASAPEGTTFGPQGDVPSWVTVNPDGTVTAKPGEDVAPGEYPVEVLVTYPDGSTDVSKVTITVVEPDAATPTADPTVTTEPIPTATSTQTSGAPDASTPTENGESSGLAATGGEGLTAIALLAGALMLASAVLLYLQRRDRCV
- a CDS encoding DUF6112 family protein, giving the protein MTHTTTPTTSTATKARTGLLVALGTTALAGAGITWLNWLINLGDQL